From the Bacillus sp. FJAT-22090 genome, the window TTTGAAAATATATAATTTATTTTTTCTTTCATTCATTATTAAGACCACTAACTTTCTTTAATTTTAAGCCATTATTGTTGACAAAAACCGCAATAAAAAGGCAGTTAAAACTTTGACTTAAAATATTATTACAATCAAATGATAGTGTTGTGCACCTCTGGTTATATGGAGCTATTGCAGCTGTTAATTACTTTGTTCATCCAGACAAAGTGAAATTTGGTTTCTATCTATTCCGCATGATATTTACTTCAAGTATAAAATATCTCCTATAGAAGCATATACTAAGCTAAAATTTAGTAATTTAAGAGCCTATCCAACAACAACCATCCTATTTAAGAATAGGGATTAACTTTTTCCAACAAATAATAGCAAATGCAAAGGCGATAGCTATTATTGGTTTTTTCAAACCTGGCAAGCAGTTTCTTGAACCTGTTGAGGAATGAATGAGATACCTCCTCACCCCATCGAAGAGTTAGATTAAGGAGCTTTGGATTGTACCTATTAACTCTATCGATCACAACTCCTTTATCTTTTTGTCAACAACCTTCCCTTTATTCAGTTTCTCCCCTATCTGTTGGATTAGAACCCAATAAATTTCTGTGCTAAAAAAGCATTTAACATACAAAAGTCAAGAGTGAGCCACTCCCCAGTCAACCCCTTTTACTTCATCGTACACATATAGTCCTAACATCAAGATTGCTTCAAAGAATCCGCAGGCTGACTAAAGTTGAAAATACCTATATAAAACCTAAATGAAAGCAAAATTTTTTTGAAAATTCGAATCATTTTTTATCAATGTAATTAAAGTTAAGATACTACCCATAGGTCCGTCTAACACAGCAAATTCTTCCTTATGTTTGCCAGTGTGATCAATACCAAAAAAAGCATATTTAGGATTGAGGTCATATGAGTGTATTAGCAATTCGGCATAATTTTTAATGGAATTGATTAAATTATCGCTCGGTTCAATCTTGTTATACCATTCAAATAAAAGAATTAGTCCTGAATACCCATGACATATAACTGTTGAATTCAATAAATGTTCTTCTCGTCTAAGTATAGCTATCTTATTTACCTGATCTTTAACCAAATTTAATAAATCAATCCTATCCAAGGCTTTAGCTGCATGCTGTAAACTGCACAAAATACCAACATTTCCATAACACCAACTGTTGCGTTGTGCTTCTGTTATTGATTTATTATTCATGTATTCTTCAAGCGTTAAAATTCCAGGCCAATATGTTAAATTATTAATTTCACGAGCTGTTTTATCAAACTCTGCTACTAACTTTAAAATAGCATCTTTATGATTATTAATCTTTATACCTTTATTGTATGAAATAGACAATGCTAATAATATTCCTGCAATACCATGCGATATCCCAAAATTAAAATAACCACTTGAAAACATTTCTCTATCACTTGAAAATGGTAAATCTTCACTTTTCACATACCAACCAGAAATATTATGTCCATTGATATCTTTATCTTCTATCAACTCTAATATATAAGATTGTATACTAGTTATTAATCTTTCTGATTTACTAAGATTACTAAATTCAATCAAGTATAACATCCAACCAGAAACTCCCATGATTATATCGTATAGTTCTGCTTTGCATCGTTTGACATTAAAAATCACATTTAATTTAGAAATCATTCCTTCAATTAAAAAGTGCTCTACCTGATCATTAAAATTCTTGTAATTTCCAGTATTTTTCGATATAATATTCATTGCAATACTTGCATGCCCTAAACCGTTATAAATATTTGCATCATAAATATTTCCTGTCTCTATACGTTTTTTTATTTCTTTTACAATAACAAATATTATTTCATCACACCGATTATTTTCGTTCAATAAATTATATATTTCTCCTAAAAATATGGCATATGATAATAGTTTACTTCTATCTAAATTTTCAACTTGCTCCCTCAACAAAATATCAGATTCAATTTCTGTGTAAGTATCATTTATTATTTTCATAATACTATCTATTTTGTCATCCTCTAGGTTATAAATGTTATTTATCTTATAAATATCAATCATTACCTCTTCCTCCATACTTAGCACTTAACGCTCTTCTTTTTTCCAAGTTAGCATATATACCATGTCTTACCAAAGAAATGATTTTTTTCTCCCAAGTATTATCTGCTTTAAATCTATTACATGACATATGAATAATGCTTAAGATAATATCATTAATTTCATTTTTTAAGTTTCCTTTTGCTTCAACTTTTAAAATTTTATCTTTATATTCATTCAAAATAATGTTTCGTTGTTTAAATATGTGTAGTATATTAAGTTCATCTTTTGAAAGCAAAGATTTATCTCTGCTAACTAATCGAATAATTTCTTTTCTATTTTCTTTAAATACTTCACGATAATCGCTTGGATTTCCACTTGCTTGTAACATCTCTAGTTGTCTTTGAGTATTAGGCTCTAAGACATCTAAAATAGCTAGGACATTCAAAATTCCTAAATATAGGTCTGAATTTGCAATTGTTTTATTAGATAATCCATATAAAATATTTTCAATTACAATGCTATCAGCACAAAAGACATCCTCTGCTTTTTGTATTAATTCAAAGCCCCCATATCTAGTTATCTCTGGTTCATAGGTATCATATATTCCTTTAGTTATTAATCCATTATCCCTTAATAATCTAAGCCAAGCATTTAATCTTTCAATTATTTTATCATCAGGTTGATTATAAAATTGTAATCTCAATCGAATGTGAGGTTCAGGATCATAATAGCGTATAAAAAAGTGTTTTTTTAGACCTTTATCTTCATAAAGTTCCGTACAAAAAAATTTTATATATCTCCCTATTAACTCTTCTTCACGCCCCCTACATCCATACAATTTTAAATATATCCAGCCACTTTCACCAAACATAAAACTTTGATTATATCTTTCTTGAAACAAGTTATAATTAGGAAGTATTTTTTGATCATATAAAAATTCATTTGGATATAATTCGCTATTTTTGGAAAATGATACTATAATTTCATTCAAATATTTGTTATGATTAGAATCATATACAAATAAATTATTAAGATCTTGCAACGATTCTACTAAAACTATATTTTTTTTGCTTTTCAATATATTTGTTACTAATTTACTCAAGTGAATATTTTCTAAGTCTATTAAGAGTTTTTTATCAAAATCTAATACAAAAAATACTTTTGGTATGTTATTAAAATTGCAGAATTTTATAAAGTCATCTTCACCCCAATTTTTTTTCTCTGCAAATCTTTCCAATTCTTTTTCTTCTACTTGCCATGTTGCTGATTTTAAAATAATGTTTTTATAAGAAATTCTGGGCACATACATTGAATTAGGTATATGAAATTGTGATAAAATATAATTTAAGCTTTTTTGTTCAAAATAAGTCAAATCATATAAAAATCTTGAAAATTTACTAAAATATAATTCATTAAGCATATTTGTTTTAATCGCAACAATACGTTTATTAAGTGTTTTAGATTTTACATACAAGTTTTGGGTGTTTTTATCTATACCAACATATAAATCGGTTAGGGGAATATCAAATTTATTATCATTATAAGATGATATCGAAATGCTATAATCAAAAGGGTTTTTATTTAAAGATACATTTCCGAATCTACTATTACTAGGATATTCATTGATTTCTGCCACGAGCGAAGTAGTGTTACTACATGTTTCTTTAAATATATTCTCTGAAATACTTTCATCATCTATAAACGGCAGAAAACGACCTAAAGCTTGTCCTGCATTTGATGTTACACCTAAAAGGGCAATATCGTATTCATCATTTTTTTCTCCATCTTTAATCATCTCCATATATATATCAAAGGAATCATTTTCTATTAGAGTAAAATCATTATCGGAAATATCTAATAAATCTTTTTTTGTTAATTTTATCTCATTTATATTGTTTCGAAAGCGACGATTTAATAATTTTTGAAAACTCAACATTTTTGCGTTACTATTTTTTTCGTTGTCTTGAGTATTTATTTTATATTCATTCGGTATACCTAAACCTATGTTCTCATCTAAAACCTCGATAAGTGCAATTTCATCGTGCATTCCATATTTTTCTAAAAAATTATTCTTAAATATTTCAATGTGTGAGATATTCTTTTTAGGTGCTAAAGTTAACAAAAAATTTATACTCTCTTCAAGATTATTTTTAAACGATTTACTTATTTTATTTGAATATACAGATTTAGTTAAATCAACTTGTAGATAATTTTTAGTTTCATAAATATCTTTCATTTTTTCACAGATATCTAAATATATCTGTATGCCTTCGCCTATTTCGCATAGACAATACTCTTTAATTTTTCTTGAAATTTCATTTAATTTATAATAAATATTTTCTGATACACCATTTACACAAAGAACTGATAAGATGTGTGCTAAAGGATCATCGCAAGATGTTGAAAAACGTAAATTAGTAAATAAAAATTCATTTTTAATCAAAGAATCTATTAAACCATTGATTTTATCTCTACCAGCATCAGGATATAAGCTTTTCAAGTATAACTTAACATCCTTTATTCCAACAAAATCTGTGCAGTACTCCATGACAAGTTGCACTGCTTTTGTAAATCTAATAGACGACCTATTACTATTTTTATCATTATGTAAATGATAAATTGATAAATAAGGATTTATTAATCTATCGCCTTGCCTATAGCAAGAAGGATTTACTTTGATCATCAAATTTTCTCTTAAACTTATATTTGACTCAATTAATCTAATAAGATTACAGCACCACTCAAAGTCAACACGCACATGTTTTTCATACTTTTGCAATTCATTAATGTGTATATCTGTTCTGTCATCATTACCGAATTTTCCAATTGAAACTCCAGCGGTTAGACCATAAGGTGTTGAGCGTGTTGACATTCTATTATAGTATTTTATTAGAGTTTGAAGTAATTGTGGTTTTCTACTCTTAGTCATGTATAACATTTTATAAGTATCAATTGAGCTAACTAGTAATGCTTCTTCAAAAATCTTATTTGATAAGAAAAAGTCATAAATCTCATTATCATCCATACGAGAAGTCAATAATTTCTTTAAGTTATCTATAGGAAATAAAGGTGTTCTTAGCAAAAAAGTTTCATGAATTTTATACTCACACAAAAGATCAGTGGCTTTCATTATTTAAACAGTCCTTTCTATAAAGAATACCATTAAGCATAATATAAAAATGATGATCGATTGAAATAACAAAGCTCATTTTTCAAATACATAGCCTTTGATTTTCAATCGATCAAATTATATGCCTGTAGCGCTCTAACTACTAGCAACCATGGCAACTTGTTGTACAAGAAGCGGCAGTGTTAGATGATCCACCACAACTTGAATAACAAGAAGCAGCAGAAGTAACCCAAACCGTTGTCGTAGCTATACTGCAACTAGGAGTGACGCTTCCCTCTACAGGTTTAAGTACAATATCTAAATCAAAATCATCAAAGTTTGGCATATTCTCACCTCCTTTCATTACATAAATTTTCACATATATAAAGAAAAGAACACCAAATAGCTTGGTAACTTAACGTTGATAATAAAATATTCCTAAAATAACCACCTAGATAAACTTGACAGCTTTTTTAAGCTAACCCGAATAGCACCCATCATTTATAAGATTAGTATAGTAAATATCTGAATCCTCTACTTTCATGCATTCTTCTTGCAACACATTAACCATTTTTTCTGTTTCAATTATAATCTTTTGTGCTAGCTCACCATCCACCTCGTAAAGCAACGGAAAAAAATTTCCGAAATTAAGCAACTGAAGCTTCACAGAAAAAAATCTAGATATTAAAACTGCCTTTCTTATATTTAATATGGAATCAGAATTTTCCACAGTTTTTAGGCAAAACATTCTTTCTTCTATCTTTTTGTTTGCACTAATCAACTTTTTTTCATCCAATATCATTTCTATGTATAAACTATCTGCATTATTGGGATAACTTGAGTTTAATAGTTTGACTATATTTTCGCATTCATCTATTTTACCAAAATGAATGAAAATCAATGCTATATAAACATATGCAGCTCTTTCATAGGGTTTCGTATTTGTATTTCCCGTTTGGATTTTTTTTATACAATTATTAGCGAGAAATAACAATTCATCATCGAATTTTTTGAATATATACAAATCACGCATCAAGAAAAAAGACCATCTAAAATTATTACGTTCCATTTTTAATGTTTTTTTTAATAACACAATATTTCTATCTGACTTGTTCTTTCCGATAATCTTCTTAGATTCGTAACCATCATGAAACAAAGTGAAATCCAAAGATACTGCCTTCAAAGGAATATTGTCTATTCTTCTTAGTTCTTCATGGACACATCCATAAAAATAAAAAGACGAACTATTTTTAAAAATTCTTGCTAATGAATCATATTTCTCTTTAGTAGAATCAATTATTGTTGGCGATATCACAACCTCGTCATCTAATATAGAGATTATATATGATATTGTTTTTTTGAATTCATATACGTTGATGTTATCAGAAATAAATTCATCAGCATCTATTGTAAAGATAATATCACCAGTAGATTTTTCTAACATGTAATTCCTGATTTCCGAAAAATTTTCATTCCATTTGTGATAATAGAGTCTTATCTTTGAGGAATTAATACTTTCAATTATTTCAATTGTTTTATCTGTAGATCCGGTATCAACTATAACTATCTCATCAAAAAATGGAATAATGCTATTTAGGCATCTTTCTATACAATCTTCTTCATTCCGAACCATAAGATTTGCTGAAAACAATAAATCTGAATTCAAAGCAAAGCCTTTAAGTAGATTATCAAATATAGTTGAGTCACATTTAGTAATGTGCTTCAAACATTGTTTATGGAATTCACTCGGAAATTTATTTTGCATATTATAACTCAATCCCTTTTTTTCAGATACGAATTATTATTAAGCAACAAACTTTAAGTGGAAGCGGTTTCTAAAAACTGAAAAAACTATTAAATGATTGGTTTTCTCCTGAAATTGCATATACTCTCTCCTCTCCTTGTCCTATCTTTGTATTGTATGCTCATAAAAAAAAAGCATGACAAATGCCACGCTTTTTCTCACATTGTTTCGAATGCAAGCTACCACTAAGCTAGATCAGCGACAATGTTGTGGCAATGATTTATGTGAATGATGAACAAAAACCATATTGCCAAAAATTCAGAACGGAAATGTTTGGGAAAAAGAAACAGAAGATGAATGGTTGGAATTTGAAGAGAAAGCAGATGGGAATCGCTCAGGGTTCTTGCAGAAAATAGTCTGGAATGGACTTGGAAATGAATCAGAATGGGATAATTATGCTGGTTTGGGCTATGCGGTTCTTGGAGCACAGAATATGGGCATGAGTCACGAGCAAATCATCTTTGAGCGTTTTAAGATGTTCTTTTTCACATTTACCGCAAAGGTCAATTTCGTAATCCATCATGTTAATTTCAATTTCATCAAAATCTTTCCCACAAGCTCCACAAGTTGCGATATATTCTTTATCCATCATTATCCCTCCTTATTACTCTCAACGAATAAGTTGCGTAGCTTCTACGAATCTTTCGCATCATCGTTGTAAGAAAGTTTGATTTGAATTTCTTTTGCATAGTCATTAATCAATTTGTACATCACCTCCACATGATTTTTCATATCCAAATTATTTTTTTTCATTTCTGCATAGTTGTTATGAATATTCATCTTAATTTTCCTTGTTTAATTAAAAATGAGAAGAATGTTTTAAAGTAAACAATAACTAGCATTCCATATAATTCCTTAATTTAATTATAATATATAAAAAATATATTAAATTATAATTATAAGAATAATATAATATATAAATAGTATAATAAATTGCTTTTGCTTCCTTAAACTTTTCTCTTCGTAATTCTGAGCTTTTGTTCCTAAGGATTTCCCAATAAAATAAAAATTTGTGTATGAGTTAGTTTGTAAAACAGTATCTATAACTAACCTTGAATCCATTTTTACTGCTTTAATTATCTCTTCTTTGTTAAAATCAGTATAAAAATCTGTGTTATAAGAATAATTGACTTCTAAAATATCTTTATTGTTATTAAAAATAATTCCACTTGTATAATGAAAAACTGGACTATTTACCGTGTATCCTGAACCTGGTAGTAAGATGTATAAGTCCTGAGAGTCTTCTTTTTTACCGTATAATTTATACGGAATTTTAAACCCTTTATACCCCTCTATACTCTCTTTTATAATTTTCATCTTATAAACCTCCTCCTTCATGCCCCCCTGCAAACATTGTTCTCTTTATGAAATACACTTATTTTATTTTTTCAATAATTGAAATGTCGTAATAAGTTTTTATTCTTTTACAAAACCATGTATCTTAATTAAATTATTCTCTAAATCACTTAAATAAAATTCATAGTAGTTAAAAATAGGATTTTGAATCTCTTCTACCCGCACTCCTTTTTCCTTAAAAATCCGATAGGTCTCAAATATATCATCGCTTTGTAAGTCCAGTGCAGCGCTTTTGGGCAACTTATTCTTCTCACTTGCTTTAAAACGATTACTGATTGCAAGTTTAGTGT encodes:
- a CDS encoding lanthionine synthetase C family protein, translated to MIDIYKINNIYNLEDDKIDSIMKIINDTYTEIESDILLREQVENLDRSKLLSYAIFLGEIYNLLNENNRCDEIIFVIVKEIKKRIETGNIYDANIYNGLGHASIAMNIISKNTGNYKNFNDQVEHFLIEGMISKLNVIFNVKRCKAELYDIIMGVSGWMLYLIEFSNLSKSERLITSIQSYILELIEDKDINGHNISGWYVKSEDLPFSSDREMFSSGYFNFGISHGIAGILLALSISYNKGIKINNHKDAILKLVAEFDKTAREINNLTYWPGILTLEEYMNNKSITEAQRNSWCYGNVGILCSLQHAAKALDRIDLLNLVKDQVNKIAILRREEHLLNSTVICHGYSGLILLFEWYNKIEPSDNLINSIKNYAELLIHSYDLNPKYAFFGIDHTGKHKEEFAVLDGPMGSILTLITLIKNDSNFQKNFAFI
- a CDS encoding lantibiotic dehydratase, producing the protein MKATDLLCEYKIHETFLLRTPLFPIDNLKKLLTSRMDDNEIYDFFLSNKIFEEALLVSSIDTYKMLYMTKSRKPQLLQTLIKYYNRMSTRSTPYGLTAGVSIGKFGNDDRTDIHINELQKYEKHVRVDFEWCCNLIRLIESNISLRENLMIKVNPSCYRQGDRLINPYLSIYHLHNDKNSNRSSIRFTKAVQLVMEYCTDFVGIKDVKLYLKSLYPDAGRDKINGLIDSLIKNEFLFTNLRFSTSCDDPLAHILSVLCVNGVSENIYYKLNEISRKIKEYCLCEIGEGIQIYLDICEKMKDIYETKNYLQVDLTKSVYSNKISKSFKNNLEESINFLLTLAPKKNISHIEIFKNNFLEKYGMHDEIALIEVLDENIGLGIPNEYKINTQDNEKNSNAKMLSFQKLLNRRFRNNINEIKLTKKDLLDISDNDFTLIENDSFDIYMEMIKDGEKNDEYDIALLGVTSNAGQALGRFLPFIDDESISENIFKETCSNTTSLVAEINEYPSNSRFGNVSLNKNPFDYSISISSYNDNKFDIPLTDLYVGIDKNTQNLYVKSKTLNKRIVAIKTNMLNELYFSKFSRFLYDLTYFEQKSLNYILSQFHIPNSMYVPRISYKNIILKSATWQVEEKELERFAEKKNWGEDDFIKFCNFNNIPKVFFVLDFDKKLLIDLENIHLSKLVTNILKSKKNIVLVESLQDLNNLFVYDSNHNKYLNEIIVSFSKNSELYPNEFLYDQKILPNYNLFQERYNQSFMFGESGWIYLKLYGCRGREEELIGRYIKFFCTELYEDKGLKKHFFIRYYDPEPHIRLRLQFYNQPDDKIIERLNAWLRLLRDNGLITKGIYDTYEPEITRYGGFELIQKAEDVFCADSIVIENILYGLSNKTIANSDLYLGILNVLAILDVLEPNTQRQLEMLQASGNPSDYREVFKENRKEIIRLVSRDKSLLSKDELNILHIFKQRNIILNEYKDKILKVEAKGNLKNEINDIILSIIHMSCNRFKADNTWEKKIISLVRHGIYANLEKRRALSAKYGGRGND
- a CDS encoding glycosyltransferase family 2 protein; the encoded protein is MQNKFPSEFHKQCLKHITKCDSTIFDNLLKGFALNSDLLFSANLMVRNEEDCIERCLNSIIPFFDEIVIVDTGSTDKTIEIIESINSSKIRLYYHKWNENFSEIRNYMLEKSTGDIIFTIDADEFISDNINVYEFKKTISYIISILDDEVVISPTIIDSTKEKYDSLARIFKNSSSFYFYGCVHEELRRIDNIPLKAVSLDFTLFHDGYESKKIIGKNKSDRNIVLLKKTLKMERNNFRWSFFLMRDLYIFKKFDDELLFLANNCIKKIQTGNTNTKPYERAAYVYIALIFIHFGKIDECENIVKLLNSSYPNNADSLYIEMILDEKKLISANKKIEERMFCLKTVENSDSILNIRKAVLISRFFSVKLQLLNFGNFFPLLYEVDGELAQKIIIETEKMVNVLQEECMKVEDSDIYYTNLINDGCYSG
- a CDS encoding VOC family protein, whose amino-acid sequence is MTKTSIQSNGINGNVVIWHFVEDLLSAVEWYSDLLGTKPTSNIDVAYFFSLNEHTKLAISNRFKASEKNKLPKSAALDLQSDDIFETYRIFKEKGVRVEEIQNPIFNYYEFYLSDLENNLIKIHGFVKE